A genomic stretch from Microtus pennsylvanicus isolate mMicPen1 chromosome 11, mMicPen1.hap1, whole genome shotgun sequence includes:
- the Narf gene encoding nuclear prelamin A recognition factor, whose translation MKCEHCTRKECSKKSKTDDQENVSTDSSSPAQENEEKGEFHKLADAKIFLSDCLACDSCVTVEEGVQLSQQSAKDFFHVLNLNKKCDTSKHRVLVVSVCPQSLPYFAAKFNLSVTDASRRLCGFLKSLGVHYVFDTTIAADFSILETQKEFVRRYHRHSEEQRELPMMTSACPGWVRYAERVLGPPVIPHLCTAKSPQQVMGSLVKDYFARKQNLSPEKIFHVVVAPCYDKKLEALREGLSTTLNGARGTDCVLTSGEIAQIMEQSDLSVKDTAVDTLFGDVKEAAVQRHDGVSSDGHLAHVFRHAARELFGEHVEEITYRALRNKDFHEVTLEKNGEVLLRFAAAYGFRNIQNMILKLRKGKFPYHFVEVLACPRGCLNGRGQAQTEDGHTDRALLQQMEGIYSGIPMRPPESSAHVQELYQEWLEGTETPKVQEVLHTTYQSLEPRTDGLDIKW comes from the exons AAGGGAGAATTCCATAAGCTGGCAGATGCTAAGATATTTCTGAGTGACTGCCTGGCATGTGACAGCTGTGTGACTGTGGAGGAAGGAGTCCAGCTTTCCCAGCAGAGTGCCAAGGACTTCTTCCATGTCTTGAATCTTAATAAG AAATGTGACACCTCAAAGCACAGAGTGCTGGTCGTGTCTGTGTGTCCTCAGTCTCTGCCTTATTTCGCTGCTAAATTCAACCTCAGTGTCACCGATGCATCCAGAAGACTCTGTGGCTTCCTGAAAAGTCTTG GGGTGCACTATGTATTTGACACCACAATCGCAGCAGATTTCAGCATCCTGGAGACTCAGAAGGAATTTGTACGCCGATATCACCGACACAGTGAGGAGCAGCGTGAACTACCCATGATGACCTCTGCCTGTCCTG GTTGGGTCAGATATGCTGAGCGGGTATTGGGCCCCCCAGTCATCCCACATCTCTGCACTGCCAAGTCCCCCCAGCAGGTCATGGGCTCCTTGGTGAAGGATTACTTTGCTAGAAAGCAG AATCTGTCTCCAGAGAAAATTTTCCATGTTGTCGTGGCTCCTTGCTACGATAAGAAGCTGGAAGCTCTTCGGGAGGGACTTTCCACCACTCTGAATGGTGCCAGGGGCACTGACTGTGTGCTGACATCAG GTGAAATTGCTCAGATAATGGAGCAAAGCGACCTCTCTGTGAAGGACACCGCTGTGGATACTTT GTTTGGAGACGTGAAGGAGGCAGCAGTACAGCGTCACGATGGAGTGAGCTCAGATGGGCATCTAGCCCACGTCTTCAGACATGCGGCCAGGGAATTGTTTGGCGAGCATGTGGAGGAGATCACCTACCGTGCACTAAG AAACAAAGACTTCCACGAGGTCACCCTTGAGAAGAACGGGGAGGTCTTACTGCGCTTTGCTGCGGCCTACGGCTTTCGCAACATCCAGAACATGATCCTGAAGCTCAGGAAGGGCAAATTCCCATATCACTTTGTGGAGGTCCTTGCATGTCCCAGAG GATGCTTAAATGGCAGAGGCCAAGCCCAGACAGAGGACGGCCACACAGACCGTGCACTGCTGCAGCAAATGGAAGGGATCTACTCCGGCATCCCCATGCGGCCCCCAGAGAGCAGTGCGCATGTGCAGGAGTTGTACCAGGAGTGGCTGGAGGGTACCGAGACCCCCAAAGTCCAGGAGGTGCTGCACACCACATACCAGAGCTTGGAGCCCCGCACAGACGGCTTGGATATCAAGTGGTGA